AATAAATATGGAGCTGATACAGCAAGGCTTTTTATTCTTTTTGCTGCACCTCCTGCTAAAGAACTTGAGTGGAATGATGATGCGGTTGAAGGAGCTTATAGATTTATTTGCAGGCTTTATGATAGGGCTCAAAATGTTAGAGCTGGAGAGCTTTTAGAATTTAAGCATGAGGATTTGAATAAGGAAGAAAAATACGCTAGATTGAAAGTGTATGAAGCTTTGAAAAAATCTTTTGAAGTTTATACTCAAAGTTTCGCCTTTAATACCTTAATCGCTGCTTGTATGGAGGCGCTTAACGCCTTAGCTGTTTGCAAAAATGAAGCTTTAGAGCAGGAAGCTTTTTATATTATCTTAAATATTTTAGAGCCTATTATTCCTCATGTGTGTTTTGAATTAAGTGATAAGCTTTTTAAATGTGAGAATTTTAAGGTTTTAAAATTAAAAGAAGAAGTTTTTATAAAAGATAGCTTGAATTTGGGTATCAGTGTAAATGGTAAAAAGCGCGGAGAAGTTGAAGTTTCAAGCTCAGCAAGCCAAGATGAAATTTTAGAACTAGCAAAGCAAAAAGTTTCAAAATGGTTAGAGGGTAAAAATATAGTTAAAGAGATTTATGTAGAGGGAAAATTGGTAAATTTGGTGATAAAATGAAAGGAATTTTATTTTTTATCGTGGCTTTATTTTTGGGGGCGTGCGGTTATATTCCGACCTCAAAAGTAGCGGATAATATTTTTAATGATAAAGTATATGTCAATGTGGAGTTAAGCCTTCAAGATCCTAGAAATAGTATTTTCGTAGCCGATACTCTTAAAGAGATGGTTATTTCAAAATTAGGGCGAAAATTGGCTTTAAAACATGAGGCAGATGATGTGATCAATGTTAGAATGAATAATCTTGAATTTATCCCTTTAGTCTATGATCAAAATGGTTATGTTGTAAGCTATAAAGCTAAACTTAATTTAGAATTTAAAGTGGTATTTAAAGATGGTACTGTTGAACATTTTAATACAAGCGGAAGCTATAATTTTGATATATCGCCTAATAGTATTATCAGTGATTCAGCGCGTTATGAAGCTATACGAGCAGCTTCTAGCGAAGCTTTTGATGAATTTATTTCAGTAATAGCCATAAAGGGACAAAAGCGTGCTACCCAATATTAATGAAATAGCAAAAGAAACTTTAATTACGCTCAAAGATAGAAAGCTTCGTCCTACTCCCGAAAACTATACAGAAATTTTTGAAGAACTTTCTAAAAAATATGGCTTAATAAGCTCAAATAAAGCAAAGCTTGAAAAATACAAAGCCTTGCTTTTGCCAAACTATCAACAAGAATTAAATTCTAAATCTATCCGCACTTTAGAAGAATTAATAAGCTTTTTAATTTCCGCCTTAAATAGGCAAAATGGAAAACAATTCAGTGAATTTTTTGATTTTTTAGCTACTTTATCCAAGAGTTTACAAGTAAGTAGGGATAAAAAAATCAGAGACTTGGCTAAAATTACTTCTATTAGAATTTCAAAAACTATGGACAGCGAAAGTATTTATTTACTTTCTAAAAAATGGAAAGAATTTGAAAAAAGCTATAATGAAAGTGATTTAGAAGGCGAACTAAGAAGATATGGTATCGCAAAATATGATGATTTTGATACGGTGGTTAGAAAACTTTTAAATAAGTTAGAAGAAAGAAGTTTAGAAGTTTTTGCTGAGCTTTTAACCTCTTGTTTAAATCCATCTTTAGTTGAGGATCTTAAAATTCACGGCTTTGCACAAAATTTACTTCAAAGGCCCTTTCTTTTAAGTGAAAGCAGTTTTAAAAATGAACTTTTGGAATTTGTCAATCGTCGCGTGATGGTTGATAATATGTACGTGCAAAAAAATTTAAATTTTTTTAATGATAATTTAAAAAAGATCTATGAGCTTTTTATATTGCTAAATAAGTCCAATGAACAAAATATAGATTTTATAAACACCTTAAAACCCGATAACAAAGGAGAAGTAAAACTTAGTTTTGAACTTTTAAAGCAAAAATTTATGCAGCTTAGTGAGAAGATTAATTCTTTAAATGCACAAATTGAATTTACGCAAAATTTAGAAGAGCGCGAATCTTGGAGTGTTTTAAAAGAGCTTGAGAGATTGGATGAGAATTACAACAAGTATAAGGTTAATTATTCTTTGGCATTGTTTTCTATAAAAAATTATCGTTTTATTATGGAAAAATATGGAGTGGGCAGTTTAAATGAGATTTTTGTGCGTTTTAAAAAGATTTTAAAAGAAAGTTGTACTGAATTTGATGAACTTTGGATGTTAGATGAAAAGAGTTATCTTATTATATCGCCTGGAAGAAATAAAGAAAAAGTCGCACAACTTGTTCGAGAAAATTTAAAGACTATTGAAAATTTTCGTTTTATTTACAAAAAAGATATTATTACTCCAAAGATTATCACAGCTTATTTGGATAAACAAAGCATGCCTCATGTCAATATTTTAGAAAAATTAATAAATGAAATTTCAAATTTAGATGAAAGAAACGATGCAAAAGATCAGTAAAGTTGATGAATTTTTAGCACAAAAGAGTACAAATTATGACAAGATTGATCGTTTTGTTATGTTTAGAATGTATGAAAAATATAAAACAAATTTCTTAGTTAAACCCATTATCCATATCATAGGGACAAATGGAAAGGGAAGTACGGGTAGATTTTTAACTCAACTTTTAGAAGGTTTAGGTTTTAAAGTGGGGCATTATACAAGTCCGCATATTTTTGAATTTCGTGAACGCTTTTATAAAAATGGAGATAGTGTTAGTGAAAATGATTTAGAGCTTGCACATAAAAATTTGCTAGATATTTTTAAAGAGGATTTAAAAAAACTTAGCTATTTTGAATACGCCACTTTTTTAGCGGTGGAGCTCTTTAAAGATTGTGATTATATGATTTTTGAAGCAGGGGTAGGGGGTGAATATGACGCAACTTCTGTTTTTGATAAAAAACTGAGTATTTTTACAAAGGTGGGGTTTGATCATACTCAAATTTTGGGAGATACTTTAGAAAAGATTGCTAGAACAAAATTCAAAGTTATGGCAAAACAAGCTTTGATTTCAAACGAGCAAGACGAAAGAGTTTTGCAAATGGCTCAAAAAATAGCATCTCTAAAAAACACAAAATTGTATTTTTCATGGCAGCCTAAGGGTGAAATTTTAGAGCAGCTTGATGATTATGTT
The window above is part of the Campylobacter coli genome. Proteins encoded here:
- a CDS encoding Mur ligase family protein, whose protein sequence is MKETMQKISKVDEFLAQKSTNYDKIDRFVMFRMYEKYKTNFLVKPIIHIIGTNGKGSTGRFLTQLLEGLGFKVGHYTSPHIFEFRERFYKNGDSVSENDLELAHKNLLDIFKEDLKKLSYFEYATFLAVELFKDCDYMIFEAGVGGEYDATSVFDKKLSIFTKVGFDHTQILGDTLEKIARTKFKVMAKQALISNEQDERVLQMAQKIASLKNTKLYFSWQPKGEILEQLDDYVQKYNLPEFLRHNLILALNALEILLSKEKLSQALLKLGKLKLKGRCEQVASNLYVDVGHNVMAANALCKKFIGEKLVLVYNSYLDKDIFEILKTLKPIIDTIKIYKYISLERKLANDEIYQVANDLNLRCEEFVSLDERKKTLVFGSFALVESFLKEWSDKK
- the lptE gene encoding LPS assembly lipoprotein LptE; its protein translation is MKGILFFIVALFLGACGYIPTSKVADNIFNDKVYVNVELSLQDPRNSIFVADTLKEMVISKLGRKLALKHEADDVINVRMNNLEFIPLVYDQNGYVVSYKAKLNLEFKVVFKDGTVEHFNTSGSYNFDISPNSIISDSARYEAIRAASSEAFDEFISVIAIKGQKRATQY